One segment of Aquimarina sp. BL5 DNA contains the following:
- a CDS encoding FAD-binding domain-containing protein, whose product MKKDNINIVLLKKDLRLQDNQVLYEAICSKDRTLLLYTIENNSSAGFNHSKRQIDFIKESLLNLNNILKLYNTKILIVQSEATKAISILQQFWNIKRIYFHKDYDAPFLTQQYRMLYRFCKNNLIQKIEIDPYKDLCFDKNNIEFNTYFNTKSIPFIPTKDSFITLQKVQDLEKFFSTVELTVNKNSFILKGGPSSAQNNLSNLSRLDKNQINIQELIYKLSPFISWGNISLRQVWQYLSEETDQIVSLEKFLHTIRWNIHYIQHNEFLKYSNKIDTYKKSNNNLPSQNAWEKGMTGYPIIDAIMRCLQKNGNINYKMRMLTVLFYKQYLLLPWSDAVEFLSKNLLDSSPGIQFNYFETLNKNNAQNKRRILFNIIKHSKDIDPKGFFIRNHIPELRNIPNEFIYKPHKMIITIQKFHQTIIGKDYPKPIVRNIINDKIQLYNLENYLNLTKN is encoded by the coding sequence ATGAAAAAGGACAATATCAATATTGTATTACTAAAAAAGGATCTTCGTTTACAAGACAATCAAGTACTCTATGAAGCAATTTGTTCCAAAGATCGGACACTTTTGTTATATACTATAGAAAATAACTCTAGTGCAGGCTTTAATCACTCTAAAAGACAAATAGATTTTATCAAAGAATCTTTATTAAATTTAAACAATATTCTTAAATTATATAATACAAAAATATTAATAGTACAGTCAGAAGCTACCAAAGCTATTAGTATTTTACAACAATTTTGGAATATAAAAAGAATATATTTCCATAAAGATTATGACGCTCCTTTTTTAACTCAACAATATCGAATGTTATATCGATTTTGTAAAAATAATCTAATTCAAAAAATAGAAATAGATCCATATAAGGATTTATGTTTTGATAAAAACAATATAGAATTCAATACGTATTTTAACACCAAATCGATCCCTTTTATTCCAACAAAGGATAGTTTTATTACTTTGCAGAAAGTGCAAGATTTGGAAAAGTTTTTTTCAACTGTAGAGCTTACAGTAAATAAGAATTCTTTTATATTAAAAGGAGGTCCATCTTCTGCACAAAATAATTTAAGTAACTTATCTAGGTTAGACAAAAATCAGATTAACATTCAAGAATTAATTTATAAATTATCTCCATTTATATCTTGGGGCAACATTTCTTTAAGACAAGTATGGCAATATCTCAGCGAGGAAACTGATCAAATAGTAAGTTTAGAAAAATTTCTACATACTATAAGGTGGAATATTCATTATATACAACACAACGAATTTCTTAAATATTCTAATAAGATCGACACTTATAAAAAATCTAATAACAATTTACCATCCCAAAATGCTTGGGAAAAAGGCATGACTGGATACCCTATTATTGATGCTATAATGCGCTGTCTCCAAAAAAACGGGAACATCAACTATAAAATGCGAATGTTAACTGTTTTATTCTATAAACAATACTTGTTATTGCCCTGGAGTGATGCTGTAGAATTCTTATCTAAAAATCTATTAGATAGTAGCCCTGGAATTCAATTCAATTATTTTGAAACATTAAATAAAAATAACGCTCAAAACAAAAGAAGGATTTTGTTTAATATAATTAAACATAGTAAAGATATAGATCCAAAAGGTTTTTTTATCAGAAATCATATACCTGAATTAAGAAATATCCCAAATGAATTTATTTATAAACCTCATAAAATGATAA
- a CDS encoding LysR family transcriptional regulator, which yields MNYTLHQLQIFLKIVEKESITKASEELHLTQPAVSIQLKNFQDQFPIPLTEVIGRKLYVTDFGKEIALAAQKIIDEVNQISYKTKAYQGQLSGILKISVVSTGKYIIPYFLSDFMKQHEGVDLVLDVTNKQRVINSLEENTVDFSLVSVLPNNMQIEKTKLMENQLYLVGSTSEEFTKKRYNKSIFSELPLIYREPGSGTRHTMEKYIEKNDLPVRKKMELTSNEAVKQAVIAGLGYSIMPLIGIRNDLDAGRLQIIPVQGFPIKSIWNLIWLKNKKFSLVAEAFLKYVEEKKDEIIKDKFHLFDQ from the coding sequence ATGAACTATACGTTGCATCAATTACAGATCTTTCTTAAAATAGTAGAAAAAGAAAGTATTACTAAAGCTTCCGAAGAGTTACATTTAACACAACCTGCGGTATCCATACAGCTCAAAAACTTTCAGGATCAATTTCCTATCCCTCTTACAGAGGTTATTGGCAGAAAGTTATACGTCACTGATTTTGGAAAAGAAATCGCTCTTGCCGCTCAGAAAATTATAGATGAAGTAAATCAAATTAGTTATAAGACCAAGGCGTATCAGGGACAATTGTCTGGTATTTTAAAAATTTCTGTTGTTTCTACAGGAAAATATATTATCCCTTATTTCCTGTCTGATTTTATGAAACAGCACGAAGGAGTGGATTTGGTTCTTGATGTTACGAACAAACAAAGAGTAATAAATAGTCTGGAAGAAAATACAGTTGATTTTTCGCTAGTTTCCGTATTACCCAATAATATGCAAATTGAGAAAACAAAGCTCATGGAGAACCAATTATATTTGGTAGGTAGTACTTCAGAAGAATTTACCAAGAAAAGGTATAATAAATCTATTTTTTCTGAACTTCCTTTGATTTATAGAGAGCCTGGATCAGGAACAAGACATACGATGGAAAAATATATTGAAAAGAACGATTTACCGGTTAGAAAAAAAATGGAACTTACCTCTAATGAGGCAGTAAAACAAGCTGTGATTGCGGGACTAGGATATTCTATTATGCCACTCATTGGAATACGAAATGATCTAGATGCTGGGCGTTTACAAATTATTCCAGTGCAAGGTTTCCCTATTAAATCCATCTGGAATCTTATCTGGTTAAAAAATAAAAAGTTTTCTCTTGTGGCAGAAGCTTTTCTAAAATATGTAGAAGAAAAAAAGGATGAAATAATAAAAGATAAGTTTCATCTTTTTGATCAATAA
- a CDS encoding HPF/RaiA family ribosome-associated protein, translating into MKTVFEYKSIEASKYLETFAAKKLLKLANKYAFIIRADIFFNKEHNDFKKGNICGIRLSLPGPRIYASSDENSFENAINNTIKDLKDQLDKRKVKLYKNLG; encoded by the coding sequence ATGAAAACAGTTTTCGAATATAAAAGCATCGAAGCAAGCAAATATTTAGAGACTTTTGCAGCAAAAAAACTACTAAAACTCGCAAATAAATATGCGTTTATTATTAGAGCTGACATCTTTTTTAACAAGGAGCATAATGATTTCAAAAAAGGTAATATTTGTGGAATTAGACTAAGTCTTCCAGGACCTAGGATTTACGCATCTTCTGACGAAAACAGTTTTGAAAATGCGATAAATAATACCATAAAAGATCTTAAAGATCAATTAGATAAAAGAAAAGTAAAGTTATATAAGAATTTGGGTTAG
- a CDS encoding DUF4255 domain-containing protein has translation MKDKLNEYFKNVVGTTESDIIEFISTTSNDPVSFTNDKITPFLINISEDRKFRNPDQYSGIVRNGIRTQTNPEIRIELLILFVSKFSKYDQALKFLSHVIKFFQVNRIFNPLNSPQLSDENIEKLVVELISIPLEEQNQVWHSLNTSYLPSVLYRVRLLSFIDEQSIEFVGAPTQDVNLKIGDKYPIPETKEVEEIEQENSTNN, from the coding sequence TTGAAAGATAAACTCAATGAATATTTTAAAAATGTAGTTGGTACTACGGAGTCTGATATTATAGAATTTATTAGTACTACTAGTAATGATCCGGTTTCTTTTACCAATGATAAAATCACCCCATTTTTAATTAATATTTCAGAAGATCGGAAATTTAGAAATCCAGATCAATATTCGGGTATTGTAAGAAACGGAATACGTACACAAACAAATCCAGAAATTAGAATTGAGTTGTTGATTCTTTTTGTGTCTAAGTTCAGTAAATATGATCAGGCGCTTAAATTTCTATCTCACGTCATTAAGTTTTTTCAGGTGAACAGGATTTTTAATCCATTAAATTCTCCTCAATTATCTGATGAAAATATAGAGAAATTGGTTGTAGAATTAATTTCAATCCCCTTAGAAGAACAAAATCAGGTATGGCATTCTTTAAATACCTCCTATTTGCCCTCAGTGTTGTATAGAGTTCGCCTACTATCATTCATAGATGAACAAAGTATAGAGTTTGTGGGTGCTCCAACACAAGATGTTAATCTGAAGATTGGAGATAAATACCCTATCCCCGAAACCAAAGAAGTTGAGGAAATAGAGCAAGAAAATAGCACAAATAACTAA
- a CDS encoding phage tail sheath C-terminal domain-containing protein: MSRFLTPDVYTEEVPLLPQSVAEVSTAVPAFIGYTEKTKKNEESIKNKAYRISTLLEFKELFGGAQPASFKVNINEEVIENVEVTAPQHTLYHAIELYFRNGGGDCYIVSVGSYEDTYNAASFMAGIEAVSKEDEPTLLMLGEATKLDAVDYHDLCVAALAQCQELKDRFCIFDVKKDDEDASSFRTAIGTNNLKYGAAYTPYLQTSLTYKYQEDSVIISGSSAQETIQLEVNDAIRIVYQGSAQDEPKTTINKGSAGTLSFSISGTTLTITNVGEGVSANEVVDAWNAFSGKGDFDIIVIDGTATVESFTGNRSLTTTGGDGASTSLSTIKETQSELYNRVISEVSKQRIILPPSAAVAGAYATTDRERGVWKAPANVSLNGIIAPVKKITSKDQERLNVDANNGKSINAIRSFVGKGTLVWGARTLAGNDNEWRYVSVRRLFNMIEESTKKASQFAVFESNDAVTWLKVKAMIESFLYGIWQQGGLAGATEEQAYFVNIGLGKTMTQQDVLEGRMIAEIGLAAVRPAEFIILKFSHKLQEA; this comes from the coding sequence ATGTCTAGATTTTTAACACCAGATGTGTATACAGAGGAAGTACCTCTTTTACCACAATCTGTAGCAGAAGTTTCCACAGCAGTACCTGCGTTTATTGGATATACCGAGAAAACCAAAAAAAACGAGGAAAGTATTAAAAACAAAGCTTACAGAATATCCACACTGTTGGAGTTCAAAGAGCTTTTTGGAGGTGCTCAACCAGCATCTTTTAAGGTTAATATAAATGAAGAAGTTATAGAAAATGTTGAGGTCACAGCTCCACAGCATACTTTATATCATGCCATAGAGTTATATTTTAGAAATGGCGGAGGAGATTGTTATATTGTATCAGTAGGTAGTTATGAAGATACGTATAACGCAGCTTCTTTTATGGCAGGTATAGAAGCTGTAAGCAAAGAAGATGAACCTACTTTACTCATGTTAGGAGAAGCCACTAAATTAGATGCTGTCGATTATCACGACCTATGTGTAGCAGCACTAGCACAATGCCAGGAATTAAAAGACAGATTTTGCATTTTTGATGTAAAAAAAGATGATGAAGATGCATCTTCTTTTAGAACCGCTATTGGCACCAACAATCTAAAATATGGAGCGGCGTATACGCCTTATCTACAGACTTCACTTACATACAAGTATCAAGAAGATAGTGTTATCATTTCCGGTTCTTCAGCGCAAGAAACCATTCAGTTAGAAGTAAATGATGCTATTAGAATTGTTTATCAGGGATCTGCACAGGATGAACCAAAAACAACGATTAATAAAGGATCGGCTGGTACGCTGTCTTTCAGTATTAGCGGAACCACGTTAACCATTACTAATGTTGGAGAAGGTGTATCGGCCAACGAAGTGGTAGATGCTTGGAATGCATTTTCAGGTAAAGGTGATTTTGACATTATTGTAATAGATGGTACAGCTACTGTAGAGTCCTTTACAGGAAATCGCAGTCTGACAACAACTGGAGGTGATGGAGCATCTACTAGTTTATCAACAATCAAAGAAACGCAATCCGAATTATACAATAGAGTAATTAGTGAGGTGTCTAAACAACGTATCATTTTACCACCGAGTGCAGCAGTAGCGGGAGCCTATGCCACTACCGATCGTGAAAGAGGCGTATGGAAAGCACCAGCGAATGTAAGTCTAAACGGGATAATAGCACCTGTAAAGAAAATAACTTCCAAAGATCAGGAACGATTGAATGTAGATGCTAATAATGGTAAATCTATCAATGCTATACGCAGTTTTGTAGGTAAAGGAACCTTGGTATGGGGTGCTCGAACGCTGGCCGGAAATGATAACGAATGGCGATACGTATCCGTAAGAAGATTATTCAATATGATAGAAGAATCTACTAAAAAAGCATCTCAGTTTGCTGTTTTCGAATCCAATGATGCAGTTACTTGGCTCAAGGTTAAAGCGATGATCGAGAGTTTTCTTTACGGAATCTGGCAACAAGGTGGTTTGGCAGGAGCCACAGAAGAACAAGCCTATTTTGTAAATATAGGATTAGGAAAAACCATGACACAACAGGATGTTCTTGAAGGTCGTATGATTGCAGAAATAGGACTCGCTGCAGTACGTCCTGCAGAGTTTATTATTCTAAAATTCTCTCATAAACTGCAAGAGGCATAG
- a CDS encoding phage tail protein, with protein MALTKEQIKADYPLVTYNYRVDINGESISFSEVSGLELSFETHTYKESFAAGGKVGPNIMYMPGQIQPVNISMKKGLVKGKSIPIFYDWINSTQLNQIDKRDIVVHLLDETGSTMVSWKVIDAFPTKLTAPSFDASSNDVAIESMDLMAFRVTMEEA; from the coding sequence ATGGCTTTAACTAAAGAACAAATAAAAGCAGATTACCCCTTGGTAACCTATAACTACAGGGTAGACATTAATGGAGAGTCTATTAGCTTCTCCGAGGTTTCAGGCTTAGAATTATCTTTTGAAACTCACACTTATAAAGAAAGTTTTGCTGCAGGAGGTAAAGTAGGACCTAATATTATGTATATGCCGGGACAAATCCAGCCAGTAAATATCTCTATGAAAAAAGGATTGGTAAAGGGCAAAAGTATACCGATTTTTTACGATTGGATCAATAGCACACAACTCAATCAGATTGATAAAAGAGATATCGTAGTACATCTGTTAGATGAGACTGGTAGTACTATGGTAAGTTGGAAAGTGATTGACGCCTTCCCAACCAAGCTCACAGCACCTTCTTTTGACGCGAGTTCTAATGATGTTGCTATAGAATCAATGGATTTGATGGCGTTCCGTGTAACCATGGAAGAAGCGTAA
- a CDS encoding phage tail protein, with the protein MAITKQKISETYPLPVYNYQVTINGVEIMSFSEISGLEIDHDHVLYRHGFSFAVGDHLIRGQRKPINITLKRGIVKRRSDLYDWVKSGEKKDIRIELCDEAGMGIVVWEVSRALPFKLDAPSFSASTSDIALESLNLIAHDLRIKHN; encoded by the coding sequence ATGGCAATTACCAAACAAAAAATTAGTGAAACCTATCCTTTACCGGTATACAATTATCAGGTAACGATAAATGGGGTTGAAATTATGTCTTTTTCAGAGATTTCAGGTTTAGAAATTGATCATGATCATGTGTTGTACAGACACGGCTTTAGCTTTGCGGTAGGGGATCATTTGATTAGAGGCCAGCGAAAACCGATTAATATCACCCTAAAACGAGGTATCGTCAAGAGGCGTAGCGATCTCTACGATTGGGTCAAATCTGGTGAAAAAAAAGATATTAGAATAGAACTATGTGATGAAGCTGGGATGGGTATCGTGGTTTGGGAGGTCTCCCGAGCGTTGCCCTTTAAGTTAGATGCACCATCATTTAGTGCCAGTACTAGCGATATTGCGTTAGAAAGTTTAAATCTAATTGCTCATGATTTACGAATAAAACACAATTAA
- a CDS encoding phage tail protein, with protein MLDVLKAINFADQEPTLSHRFGVFFLAGGLLPNPIDLRFQKVSGISTDVQLETINEGGENLHAHRMPKKMNYNNLVLERGYVSSNKGRGRLFSPLNVEFNATFSLFKFNPSNVLVTLFNEEGVPMGGWMFLKAYPVKWSVSDLDAQSNTVAIDTLELAYTRFQILRI; from the coding sequence ATGTTAGATGTTTTAAAAGCAATCAATTTTGCGGATCAAGAACCTACGTTATCACATAGGTTCGGAGTGTTCTTCTTGGCAGGAGGTTTACTTCCTAATCCTATTGATCTCAGATTTCAGAAAGTGAGTGGTATCAGCACAGATGTGCAGTTAGAAACTATTAATGAAGGAGGAGAAAATTTGCATGCGCATCGCATGCCAAAGAAAATGAATTATAACAATTTGGTGTTAGAAAGAGGGTATGTATCCAGTAATAAAGGCAGAGGTCGATTATTCTCTCCTTTGAATGTAGAATTCAATGCGACATTTTCATTATTCAAGTTTAACCCATCTAATGTGTTAGTTACTTTATTTAATGAAGAAGGGGTTCCAATGGGCGGGTGGATGTTTCTCAAAGCATATCCGGTAAAATGGTCTGTCTCTGATCTGGATGCACAATCTAATACGGTAGCAATTGACACCCTGGAATTGGCATATACACGATTTCAAATTTTAAGAATATAA
- a CDS encoding DUF5908 family protein: protein MAVEIKEIVIRAIVSDTVESEGSDPPRDTRNEQQMMVQECVQQVLKILKKKNLR, encoded by the coding sequence ATGGCAGTAGAAATCAAAGAGATTGTCATCAGGGCAATTGTATCCGATACAGTGGAATCAGAAGGATCGGATCCACCAAGGGATACTAGAAATGAACAACAAATGATGGTGCAGGAATGTGTACAACAGGTATTAAAAATATTGAAAAAGAAAAACCTTAGATAG
- a CDS encoding phage baseplate assembly protein V, giving the protein MASTVVTNTIKSNGRVIPLGTYQLMSLDTSKEFNKIPMAELKLHDGCVAKQKFETLDGEAFVPGSLIEIFMRYEGKNTEEQKIFEGIVINQEIERSEYQSELTIALCDPCVKMTSLRKNGVYKDFTDTKIIKNLISKYQDLKVKEIENTSYKHPQMVQYYVSDWDFMISRAEANGQLVAVDNGELSVKTPNINNPDLTLTFGIDLAHFDLKLSSRGQYEKIHTFGLDTKKEELALSFPKKAKEQTQTLGSIGYDIPLLSNIVGATEAQLIHAVPTDPLELQSWSDAQCIKSRLSAVQGTIRIDGNGKLKVGQTIKIENVSRFNGNHIITGVRNTFVMGLGWYTYLQIGMSANWFSAQSDIVETQAAGLLPGVNGLQVGTVLGHIEDADHGFRLQVHIPAFHQEGKPTEVLAMFTSLDAGADHGIFFPPEKGDRVVIGFLNDDPRQAIVLGAMHSNKIPNTVKKKNTYKGIFTKSNYQLLFDEEKETVSLSTADTDHTNEQAICINQKEKKITIEDAHGNIIELGKDGIKIMSAKDFMIDAKGDLSINAKGKIKVKGKKVDLI; this is encoded by the coding sequence ATGGCATCAACAGTAGTAACAAATACCATCAAAAGCAACGGCAGGGTTATTCCTTTGGGGACGTATCAATTGATGTCTTTGGATACCAGTAAAGAGTTTAATAAAATACCCATGGCAGAACTGAAGTTACATGATGGTTGTGTAGCGAAACAAAAGTTCGAAACACTGGATGGAGAAGCTTTTGTTCCAGGGTCGCTGATTGAAATTTTTATGCGCTACGAAGGTAAGAATACTGAGGAGCAAAAGATTTTTGAAGGGATTGTGATCAATCAGGAAATAGAAAGATCTGAATACCAATCAGAGTTAACCATAGCACTTTGTGATCCTTGTGTTAAAATGACCAGTTTACGAAAAAATGGGGTTTATAAAGATTTTACAGACACTAAAATTATAAAAAATCTGATTAGCAAATACCAAGATCTAAAAGTAAAAGAAATTGAGAATACATCGTATAAACATCCGCAAATGGTACAATACTATGTGTCGGATTGGGACTTTATGATATCAAGAGCAGAAGCTAATGGGCAGTTAGTAGCAGTTGATAATGGAGAACTATCGGTGAAAACCCCAAACATCAATAATCCAGATCTTACCTTAACCTTTGGCATTGATTTGGCACATTTTGATTTAAAATTGAGTAGTCGGGGCCAATATGAGAAGATTCATACTTTTGGTTTAGATACTAAGAAAGAAGAATTAGCATTAAGCTTTCCTAAAAAAGCCAAAGAACAAACACAAACATTAGGGAGTATAGGATATGACATACCATTGCTATCGAATATAGTAGGAGCTACAGAAGCCCAATTAATTCATGCGGTACCCACAGATCCCTTGGAACTTCAGTCCTGGTCGGATGCACAGTGTATAAAATCCCGACTTTCTGCAGTACAGGGCACCATTAGAATTGATGGAAATGGGAAGCTTAAGGTGGGACAGACAATAAAAATTGAAAATGTAAGTCGATTTAACGGAAATCACATCATCACAGGTGTTCGTAATACATTTGTTATGGGGTTAGGATGGTACACCTATCTACAAATCGGTATGAGTGCAAACTGGTTTAGCGCGCAATCGGATATTGTCGAAACACAAGCAGCGGGATTGCTTCCGGGTGTAAATGGCCTTCAGGTCGGTACTGTTTTAGGTCATATCGAAGATGCGGATCACGGCTTTAGGCTTCAGGTACATATACCAGCATTTCATCAAGAAGGTAAACCGACAGAAGTATTAGCGATGTTTACTTCGTTGGATGCAGGAGCAGATCATGGAATCTTCTTTCCTCCAGAAAAAGGAGATCGTGTGGTGATAGGGTTCTTAAATGATGATCCTAGACAAGCCATTGTATTGGGCGCAATGCATAGTAATAAAATACCAAATACAGTAAAAAAGAAAAATACCTATAAAGGGATTTTTACCAAGTCGAATTACCAATTGCTGTTTGATGAGGAAAAAGAGACAGTAAGCTTATCTACAGCAGATACAGATCATACAAATGAACAAGCGATTTGTATCAATCAAAAAGAAAAGAAGATTACTATAGAAGATGCTCACGGAAATATAATAGAGTTAGGCAAGGATGGTATTAAGATAATGAGTGCTAAAGATTTTATGATAGATGCTAAGGGAGATCTTAGTATTAATGCTAAAGGAAAAATTAAAGTCAAAGGGAAAAAGGTGGATTTAATATAA
- a CDS encoding GPW/gp25 family protein has protein sequence MDNKFLGNGWGFPPTFTAGGAEVGLVAGEEDIKQSLQILLSTSLNERMMHPDFGCDLTQFLFEELDQRFATELSNMVSRALLLHEPRIQVNAVDVADIDPEKGMVQIAVDYIVRTTNNRFNLVYPFYINEASGVAFDL, from the coding sequence ATGGACAATAAATTTTTAGGAAACGGTTGGGGATTCCCGCCAACTTTTACAGCAGGAGGCGCCGAGGTAGGATTGGTAGCAGGAGAAGAAGATATCAAACAAAGTCTTCAGATTTTATTATCTACTTCGCTGAATGAGCGTATGATGCATCCTGATTTTGGGTGTGATCTTACTCAGTTTTTGTTTGAGGAACTGGATCAGCGATTTGCTACCGAATTGAGCAATATGGTATCCCGGGCACTATTATTACATGAACCAAGAATTCAGGTAAATGCAGTAGACGTCGCAGACATAGATCCAGAAAAAGGCATGGTGCAGATCGCTGTGGATTATATAGTTAGAACAACTAACAATCGATTTAATCTGGTCTATCCATTTTATATCAATGAAGCTTCTGGAGTAGCATTTGATCTTTAA